Proteins from one Anopheles nili chromosome 2, idAnoNiliSN_F5_01, whole genome shotgun sequence genomic window:
- the LOC128720851 gene encoding transmembrane protein 164 → MHFGWAYDGVNGSVPRNTGSECADYLSPSRKLIETVILIPLCLIAIKWSVGRLKPMNYRQPDRATGAPQSVNRLLSSSNHNLQHIHYQRHPLESDPRDLLMPHHRERSFSSASIASGIMDDFRCQRCSQPSTISERGTNIYGEILAPSWGKQFLLVTMTLTLGVELGFKFATRTVIYILNPCHITTIIQIYLLACNKPTKSSTVLFRLQMNFLNGPLLAFMFPETDSRQLPLEASIYWIQHALMCIIPIFLLKTGGVYNMEPLNDFTWNIMGYATVIIYHFGVLQAAATPVQVNLNHMLCPALKDPFEGPNYRIYAVFHEAILCTLLCKLITFMFRPMPPPVLTNSPFIKNGPPGDTTPIISASSMASSTSLPPHLISSSRPSSRSSSPAKSASLLQENNIIIKTSKID, encoded by the exons ATGCATTTTGGCTGGGCATATGATGGCGTTAATGGTTCTGTACCTCGTAATACTGGCTCAGAGTGCGCAGATTATCTTTCACCCAGTCGTAAGCTGATAGAGACAGTTATATTAATACCACTCTGCTTAATCGCAATCAAGTGGTCTGTCGGTCGGCTGAAACCTATGAATTACCGGCAACCAGATAGAGCTACTGGTGCTCCGCAGAGTGTGAACAGGCTTCTCAGCAGCAGTAACCATAATCTGCAACACATACATTACCAGCGCCATCCCCTTGAATCGGATCCACGGGATCTACTAATGCCTCATCACCGGGAAAGATCATTCTCTTCAGCTTCGATCGCTAGTGGAATAATGGACGATTTTCGCTGTCAGCGATGTAGCCAACCAAGTACAATATCGGAACGAGGCACAAACATTTACGGGGAAATCCTCGCGCCTAGTTGGGGAAAGCAGTTTCTACTCGTAACAATGACGCTCACATTGGGTGTTGAGCTAGGTTTTAAATTCGCAACTAGGACTGTTATCTACATTTTAAACCCTTGTCATATTACTACAATCATTCAA ATATATCTCTTGGCTTGCAATAAACCAACAAAGAGTAGCACAGTGCTCTTTCGTCttcaaatgaattttttgAATGGACCGTTACTAGCATTCATGTTTCCCGAAACGGATAGTCGTCAGTTACCGCTAGAAGCATCAATCTACTGGATTCAACATGCTCTCATGTGTATTATAcccatttttttgctcaaaacaGGAG GAGTATACAATATGGAGCCTTTGAACGATTTTACTTGGAATATAATGGGTTACGCAACTGTTATAATCTATCATTTCGGAGTTCTGCAAGCTGCAGCCACT CCTGTTCAAGTGAACCTAAACCATATGCTGTGCCCAGCTCTAAAAGATCCCTTCGAAGGACCTAATTATAGAATATACGCCGTATTTCACGAAGCAATTTTATGCACACTTCTTTGCAAGCTTATAACTTTTATGTTTAGGCCAATGCCGCCACCAGTCCTAACCAATTCACCGTTCATTAAAAATGGACCTCCGGGCGATACAACTCCAATAATTTCAGCGTCTTCTATGGCTTCTTCTACATCGCTTCCGCCGCATCTAATTTCATCGTCGCGTCCCTCATCCagatcatcatcaccagctaAATCTGCTTCGCTGCTACAGGAGAATAACATAATCATAAAAACGAGCAAGATTGATTAg
- the LOC128724830 gene encoding leucine-rich repeat-containing protein 40-like, which yields MASSAIFTFLAVGSLCAIVEGRFSHVACQVVENKWCTVQRLRISARTDVRGLVFPDDQYEKIRIGQYYDFVNTDSTIVIFSGELFYRMRRVRYLQMNGVRMVGIDIPDTVIELDVADNWLSRVYVDPDKSYAMRKLSMRNNLLTSIKSLKYLNLLEDVDLSGNMLHTVNLDVFSFMPYIRIINLARNRISSATTGNGVISLGYLEDANLAENLLSKLDIGVWLFPSLRTLNLTGNPIKRLNLSNQQSFPRLKSILL from the exons ATGGCTAGTAGTGCCATATT TACTTTTTTGGCCGTTGGATCACTATGTGCGATCGTGGAGGGTCGCTTTAGCCATGTAGCTTGCCAGGTGGTTGAAAATAAATGGTGCACCGTACAGAGACTCCGAATTTCTGCCCGCACTGACGTCCGCGGGCTAGTGTTTCCAGATGATCAATATGAAAAGATTCGTATCGGACAGTATTACGACTTTGTGAACACCGATAGTACGATCGTAATATTTTCCGGGGAACTATTCTATCGCATGAGACGTGTACGATATTTACAAATGAACGGTGTCCGTATGGTAGGAATCGATATACCAGACACTGTCATCGAGCTTGATGTAGCTGATAATTGGTTGTCACGTGTTTACGTGGATCCAGATAAGAGTTATGCAATGCGGAAGCTAAGCATGCGCAACAACCTTCTAACTAGCATCAAAAGTTTGAAATATCTCAACCTGCTTGAAGATGTAGACCTTAGTGGAAACATGCTGCACACAGTGAACTTAGACGTATTTTCGTTTATGCCATACATCCGAATTATCAACCTAGCACGTAATCGAATCTCCAGTGCAACTACCGGCAATGGCGTCATTTCACTTGGATACCTAGAAGATGCAAATCTTGCAGAAAATTTGCTTTCTAAATTAGATATAGGAGTATGGCTATTTCCTTCTCTGCGTACGTTGAATCTAACTGGAAACCCCATCAAACGTCTAAATCTCTCTAATCAACAGTCTTTTCCTCGCTTGAAAAGTATTCTTCTATGA